The window GTATGTGAATAAATACCACCTAAAAGACGACCTTTAGCCGTCTTTTTTTATTGACAATTTAACAAGCTTACAATATAATAATATTAGAAAATTCTAAAATGCTAAAACGAAATATAAGAAGGTGATTACATGAATTTTGAAGAAATGGAAGTCAAGATACTTAAAGCATTGGCACATCCTATAAGACTTAAAATTGTTAAAAAATTAAGTGAAGGCACTTTATGTGTATGCGAACTAAATGCAGATGTAGAGTTTAGTCAATCAAATTTATCACAGCATTTAAGGGTATTAAAGGATGCGGGTATAGTTATTTCAGAAAGGGATGGCTCTAAGATTTTATATAGTATAAAGAATGAAAAAGTATTAGAAGTTATTAAGCTTATTGAAGATATGATATTGAGTGACATAGAGAAAATGACTAAAAAAATTAGGAGGTAGTATAATGTTAAAATTTATAACAGAAATTTTCAAATTCACTTGGCTATATAATTTAGTAAAAATGTTAGTCGAGAATGTATTTAATATATCTATAGATACTCAGCTAGGTTCAAGTTTACATTTTTTTATTTATGATACAGTAAAGATAATTATTTTATTGGGAATTATGATTTTTATAATTTCTTATATTAGGAGCTATTTTTCACCTGAAAAAACTAAAAAGACTTTAGAAAAATTTAGTGGCATAACCGGTAATATTATGGCGTCATTATTAGGAATAGTGACACCCTTTTGTTCATGCTCATCAGTACCATTGTTCATAGGTTTTGTAGAGGCTGGAATACCAATAGGAGTTACATTTTCATTTTTAATAACTTCACCAATAGTTAATGAAGCCGCAGTTGCTATATTAATAGGTACATTTGGGTGGAAGATAGCAGTGGTTTATGTAATAACAGGTGTAATTGTAGGAGTAGTAGGAGGAGTAGTAATAGACAAGCTTCATTTAGAAGAGCAAGTAGAAGAATATGTATATCAAATGAAGGTAGGAGATAGTGAGATAAAAGAGTTAACTAGAAAAGAACGAATAAAGTTTGCAGTAGAAAATGTAAAAGAGATAGTGGGTAGAGTATGGAAGTTTATATTAATAGGAATTGGAATAGGAGCATTAATTCATGGTTGGGCTCCAGCTCCAATATTAGCAAAATATGCGGGCCCTAATAATCCATTAGCTGTATTTGTAGCAACTATAGTAGCTATACCGTTATATTCAAATGCTTTAGGAACTATACCAATAGCTGAAGCACTGATACTTAAAGGAGTAGGTATAGGAACAGCCATGGCATTTATGATGGCAACTACAGCGTTATCTGTACCTGAGATGATTC is drawn from Caldisalinibacter kiritimatiensis and contains these coding sequences:
- a CDS encoding ArsR/SmtB family transcription factor, with protein sequence MNFEEMEVKILKALAHPIRLKIVKKLSEGTLCVCELNADVEFSQSNLSQHLRVLKDAGIVISERDGSKILYSIKNEKVLEVIKLIEDMILSDIEKMTKKIRR
- a CDS encoding permease, which codes for MLKFITEIFKFTWLYNLVKMLVENVFNISIDTQLGSSLHFFIYDTVKIIILLGIMIFIISYIRSYFSPEKTKKTLEKFSGITGNIMASLLGIVTPFCSCSSVPLFIGFVEAGIPIGVTFSFLITSPIVNEAAVAILIGTFGWKIAVVYVITGVIVGVVGGVVIDKLHLEEQVEEYVYQMKVGDSEIKELTRKERIKFAVENVKEIVGRVWKFILIGIGIGALIHGWAPAPILAKYAGPNNPLAVFVATIVAIPLYSNALGTIPIAEALILKGVGIGTAMAFMMATTALSVPEMILLRKVIKPKLIAVFVAITGIGIVLVGYLFNGIAHLLI